The genomic stretch GTTGTTCGTGCCTCATTGCGATTGCTTTGTTCTTATTAGTGGCTAGGGTTTAACGTCGATGTGTTTGCTTTTGGGGGCTGCATGATGGTGAGTTAGGGTTTAGTGACTTTGGGATCTTTGTGTGGTTAGATACGGTTGTTTGGCAACGGTAGGGTTTACGGGTTTCGTGTTTCGTTTTTGCCGAGGTGTTTGAGGAGCAATGGCGTTTAATTCAAGCTGTTTGTTTGTAACTACAGGGATCCCTGAATCTTTCGTGTTTTTCTTAGAAATTTGACGAATGGGTTGGAGTAATCAATTGACTTTCTGTTTCTTTATGAACTGTAGTTTCAACGTTTATAAGTGTACTGGTAGAAGTACATTGGCGTTTTGCACTATTCAACAGTATCTTTTTGTTAAGGAATTTGAAATTTATGCGCTTTGAAGTGATGAATCTCGTTGAATATTGTTCTACATGATAGAGCATGTGTTGCCTGTGGCATGTGCCATATGCATTTGCTACAAGTCCAGCCCATGTTTTACAAGTTATATAATTCCTCAGAACTTATTTTGATTATTTGTTGGGTAAACAGAGAACAGCTGCAGACCAGATATTGCGGGACTTGCAAAACAATCCTGATATGTGGCTCCAAGTCGTGCACATTCTACAAAATGCAAAGAACCTGAATACCAAGTTCTTTGCCTTGCAGGTTTGTTGCATTTGTCTATAAAAATTATAATACCAGCTAATGTACAGGACATTGCTCCTTTGATGTCACAGTTTTTATTTCCTCGTTTTATTTGACTTTATCTCTTGTCTACATTACCGACATTTCATTGGGAAGTGGCTGATGTAAAATTTGATTGTCCTGAATAAGTGCATCGTTGTATCTTTCCGTCTTCATGCAGGTCTTAGAAGGTGTTATAAAGTACAGATGGAATGCATTGCCTGTTGAGCAGCGTGATGGAATGAAAAATTACATATCAGATGTTATTGTACAGGTGCAATTTTTCTGGTGGATTTTGATAAACGTGATGTTAAAATTGTTGGCTATGTCTTTCAGCTAGCTATTTGTATTGCATTGTTTTGACATTTGATCATCTCTGTTCCATAGCTTTCAAGCAATGAGACTTCTTTTCGAGTAGAGAGGCTGTATGTCAACAAGTTGAATATCATATTAGTTCAGGCAAGTCCTCTTCTTTTGAGCTTCTTAGTGCAAGCCGAATGCTATTTGACAGCAAGGCTTTCTTATGGTTACTGCTGGTTGTGTTATGGGTGATTTTTCTGGTCTTTCCATTTTTCTTCTTTGTAGAAGATTTATAATCAACCCTAATTTTCTTACTCTATGTTTAATGTACAGATTTTGAAGCATGATTGGCCAGCAAGATGGCAAAGCTTTATTCCTGATCTTGTTTCAGCTGCTAAAACTAGTGAAACAATTTGTGAGAATTGCATGGCTATATTGaaggtttctctctctctctctctctctctcttaaactATTGAGAATTAGTTGGCACTAATTACACTAATTACTTGAATATGTTTTCTTCAGCTTCTAAGTGAAGAGGTATTTGATTTCTCAAGAGGAGAGATGACTCAAAGTAAGATAAAGGAGCTTAAACAATCATTGAACAGGTAgataatttatgtattttttatttttatagctGGTAATATGTTAAGTCTTGTTCTCCTGAATTTATTTCATTTTGTGATGCATTTCATGTTTTATATTGTAATGTTTCATGagtgctcttttttttttccttctgtaGACTTATCATTtgcttataattatatatattttaaggaCAGTTCTTTTAGATGCCCTTTGATGAGAAGTCATTATGCACTATTATACACATTTTGATACAATGTCTTCCGGCTGAACTGCCACCACAAAGTCAAGTGATCTGATCACTTATCTTGGACTACTGATAGGCACATGCTGCCAGTTCATAGTAATGATATGTTTAAGCATTTTTCCAATCTCTCACACATAATGTGATTGGTTGTTGCAGTGAATTTCAACTCATTCATGAGCTATGCTTATATGTACTATCAGCCTCTCAAAGAActgagctaatacgtgcaacactGTCCACATTGCACGCATTTCTCTCATGGATTCCCCTGGGATATATATTTGAGTCTCCATTGGTATGTGCTTTACTTGATAGATGGTTGTCATATTGCCTTTGAATTTAATACTTAATAACTTCCTTAAAAGAGTAAGTACATTTGAGCAAAATTCTGATTGTGTTTGTTTACGTAACAGCTTGAAACACTGCTGAATTTTTTCCCCATGCCATCGTATCGGAATCTCACTCTTCAGTGTTTGACAGAGGTGTGTTTGTATTCTGATTTAGTTTAGAGTTGCTTCAAAACTGTGCCTGGTTCTCATAGTTCACTGCACTGGTGTTTAGGTTGCAGCACTTAATTTTGGAGATTTCTACAATGCCCAGTACGTTAAGATGTACACCATATTCATGAAACTGTTACAGGTAGGTCCAAAATAAAATGCTTATTGTAGTACTATCTTTTGCTGGCATACTCATCACATCATTGTACAATTTTTTCTTCTATTTAATTGTATGTCTTGTTCCTGTGttgctattaatatttttttttcttccttttggtCAGACCATGATTCCTCTTAATACAAATATTCCCGAGGCTTATGCAATTGGTTCCAGCGAAGAGCAGGTAAAGTTGTTTTTGGCGCTTCAAAATTTAATTTAGACCATTTTTTATGTGTTCGCTCAATAATTGTTTATTTCTGGCAATGACTTTGTAACTGTTACCTATTCTGCAGGCTTTTATTCAGAATTTGGCTTTGTTTTTCACTTCATTTTATAAGgcaagtttttttcttttttccctttataCTTTCTTGATCTTATTATTTACCACATTTTGTTATATCTATATCTCAATGGCCATCCTCTTATGGTTGTAGGTTATGGTTCATTTAGTTGTAGTGTGCTAACTCTAAACAGGCTTAATGTGTCAATAAGGCACTGCTTAAGAGATTTAATAAGATAATATAGAATCACATTGTTTCCTTGTCAAATATCAAAGATTTGAAGTTGCTGTTTAAATACATTGCAACATTCACTGCTTAAGGGATTTAATAAGATAATATACAATCACATTGTTTCCTTGTCAAATCTCAGAGATTTGAAGTTGCTGTTTAAATACATTGCAACATTTACATCGTTCTATCCTTGTGCAGTCTCACATTCGTGTGCTGGAAACTCCTGGAGAGAACATAGCTGCTTTGCTCATGGGTGTTGAATATCTTACCAAAATTTCATATGTGGATGACACAGAAGTTTTCAAGGTACCAATATTTTAGTAGTCTAGACTCGAACATACAGGTGAAATTTGTTAAAATTAGGATGAGTTTTAATCATTTTATGACCGGAACAGGTTTGCTTAGACTTTTGGAATTCGTTTGTGTTGGAACTATTTGAGGCACACCACAATTTGGATAATCCTGCTGTAACAGCAAACATGATGGGGCTGCAGGTATTGTGAATATGTTTACTTTCAGATGATATTTTATAGTTTTTGGTGTGATTGTTTGATTTTCATATGGATGCACTTGCGCATATCATCTTTTTCCTCTTGCAGTTTACTGTTTTACTTTTGTATATTGTTTACTTTCAGATGATATTTTATAGTTTTTGGTGtgattgttttattttcatatggTTGCACTTGCACATATCATCTTTTTCCTCTTGCAGTTTACTGTTTACTTTTGTATATCGGATACAAAATTAGTTGATTTGTTTCTTATTTCTCTGTGTTTTCCATGATATGTATGTAATTTTCATTTCAATTTGTGTTTTCCATAAATATTGTCTTTTGAACCTTCAGAGCAGTtgggtttcttttcttttcctttttgtaGTCTAAATGGTTGGAGATagtaatatataatttctttagTTTTGTGACATCAAATATTTTGTGACCTGTAATCTCTGGTCTTGAATTATGTCAAACCTTTGTTTATTAAGGAAATTGTCTTTCCATCTCCTCTTTGTTTGTGtgattctttttttatttatatgttatttgttttttcGAAATTTGTCATGGGACAGATACTTATTTTAGCCTGTGGTTTTATACTGAATAAGCAGATGCCTTTGCTACCTGGTATGGTTGATGGCCTTGGATCACAACTGATGCAGCGGCGGCAATTATATGCTGAGCCAATGTCAAAGTTAAGAATGCTTATGATTTCTCGTATGGCCAAGCCAGAAGAGGTTCTCATAGTGGAAGATGAAAATGGCAACATTGTTCGTGAAACTATGAAGGACAATGATGTTCTCGTGCAATATAAGGTCAGTAATCTATGCTTTGCAAGTAAAATTCATTATAAGTGGGCTAGAAAAAGTCCTTggtatttgaatttatattttaaatttttttcgtggtttttaatttttttgtatttatttttttgctacatttgtattttttaaattgtCTTTTGGTATCTCATTTTTAATTATCATGGAAACTTTCCTTAACCAAATTGctatggtctattattgttgcaGATCATGAGGGAGACTTTGATATATTTGTCACATCTTGATCACGAGGATACGGAAAAGCTGGTATGGGTTTATGGAAAATAAAGTAGTAAATGTATTGAAATATTTTTCATGTTTTCCATTTGTACCAAAGGTAGTACTAGCTTGTGTTAGCTatagtttttatttatatttatgtctAATAATATTTCTGTTATGATGCGACCTATTTTGAGTGGAAATTTCTTTTAAGTCATGTGGCTGCAGCTTGGGGGCTGCTGATAGTGAATAGTTTGAGGGAAAATATGAGTGGGGAATTTCTTTTATTGGCCATTCAATTGAAATTATTTTCTGCATGTATAATTATAATGGAACACCTTGTTTCTATCTTGTCTGACACTTGCTGAGAAAAGGTGTCATTTGATTGtgttatatattattttcattataaattCTATCTTATGCTGTCTATTCTTCTTGTATGATGCAGATGCTAAAGAAGCTAAGCAAACAATTAAGTGGCGAGGATTGGAATTGGAACAACTTAAACACATTATGTTGGGCAATAGGGTCTATATCTGGTTCGATGATGGAAGAACAGGTACATTTTTAACTTTCCTTATATATGCTATTTCTACTCATTTTCTATTTGTGGTCACTGCTTATACTTTCTGATTCAACTATAAACTCATCATTTACTTCTTGAGATATTGTCTATGTCCCACCTCCCTAGTTGTGATAATAGTTTACTTAGCATTTCTGTTTTGActacaaaaaaatgtttattcTGAACAAAAATAGTCACATGTGTCAGTGTAAGCTTGTACTTTATTTccttgtaaatgttagttacaccACATATCGTTATGAGTTTGCGAGGGCACATGTCCATGCATCTGTCATGTGGTGTTAGGGATCTTGATGTAGAACCTAGAGATCACTTTTACATGCCCCTCTCATTTGGGAAAATATGTGGGTTTGAATgggttttttctttttaaaatgatttatttaaatgttataccTGTTTCTTGATAATGTGTTTGCATCATCAAATGCATAAGAAACATTCATGTTTTGGAGGTCAATGCATGCCCTTCATATTTTTTATGTTGGTTTGTTTTGGCAGGAGAACAGGTTTTTGGTTATGGTCATTCGTGACTTGCTGAATTTATGCGAAATCACGAAAGGGAAGGATAACAAAGCTGTCATCGCAAGTAACATTATGTAAGTATTTATGATTGAATGATTGATTATCTATCTTGAGTTGAGGTGGAATGCATATAGATATAGTCTGCCAGGCCATAACACCTCATTCCATCCAGATTCTTTGGTCATTGttagaaaccatgaattttagcCACTTGATTTTAATTGAGTAACTTTGAGAACTATGAGAAACTTGGTTGGAGGTATACAACCAGTACTTTTTGAAATCTTGTACATAATCCTCCCCTCTTTCTGCAGGTATGTTGTGGGACAGTACCCGAGGTTTCTAAGAGCTCACTGGAAGTTCCTAAAAACTGTTGTGAACAAATTGTTTGAGTTCATGCATGAGACACATCCTGGTGTTCAGGTATTTGTTTTGTTGTGGTTTTCTTGGTTAGGTTTAAGGCTTAAAAGTTACTGAGAAATTTTGTCTTTAAATTGAATTGTTTGTCTACATAAGTGTTGCTAAAGCTTTGTGTTCCTGTGTTTCAGGATATGGCCTGTGACACATTCTTGAAGATTGTTCAGAAGTGCAAGCGTAAATTTGTAATTGTTCAGGTAACA from Humulus lupulus chromosome 5, drHumLupu1.1, whole genome shotgun sequence encodes the following:
- the LOC133834229 gene encoding protein EXPORTIN 1A; this encodes MAAEKLRDLSQPIDVAILDATVAAFYGTGSKEERTAADQILRDLQNNPDMWLQVVHILQNAKNLNTKFFALQVLEGVIKYRWNALPVEQRDGMKNYISDVIVQLSSNETSFRVERLYVNKLNIILVQILKHDWPARWQSFIPDLVSAAKTSETICENCMAILKLLSEEVFDFSRGEMTQSKIKELKQSLNSEFQLIHELCLYVLSASQRTELIRATLSTLHAFLSWIPLGYIFESPLLETLLNFFPMPSYRNLTLQCLTEVAALNFGDFYNAQYVKMYTIFMKLLQTMIPLNTNIPEAYAIGSSEEQAFIQNLALFFTSFYKSHIRVLETPGENIAALLMGVEYLTKISYVDDTEVFKVCLDFWNSFVLELFEAHHNLDNPAVTANMMGLQMPLLPGMVDGLGSQLMQRRQLYAEPMSKLRMLMISRMAKPEEVLIVEDENGNIVRETMKDNDVLVQYKIMRETLIYLSHLDHEDTEKLMLKKLSKQLSGEDWNWNNLNTLCWAIGSISGSMMEEQENRFLVMVIRDLLNLCEITKGKDNKAVIASNIMYVVGQYPRFLRAHWKFLKTVVNKLFEFMHETHPGVQDMACDTFLKIVQKCKRKFVIVQVGENEPFISELLTGLPTTVADLEPHQIHSFYESVGHMIHAESDPQKRDEFLQRLMELPNQKWAEIIGQARLSVDFLKDQDVIRTVLNILQTNTSVASSLGTYFLSQISLIFLDMLNVYRMYSELISSSIAEGGPYASKTSYVKLLRSVKRETLKLIETFLDKAEDQPQIGKQFVPPMMDPVLGDYARNLPDARESEVLSLFATIINKYKGAMTEDVPRIFEAVFQCTLEMITKNFEDYPEHRLKFFSLLRAIATHCFAALIRLSSQQLKLVMDSIIWAFRHTERNIAETGLNLLLEMLKNFQGSEFCNQFFRTYFLTIEQEIFAVLTDTFHKPGFKLHVLVLQQLFCLVETGLLSEPLWDVATVAFAYPNNGFFVREYTIKLLSTSFPNMTTAEVTQFVSELFESRNDISKFKDHIRDFLVQSKEFSAQDNKDLYAEEAAAQRERERQRMLSIPGLIAPNEIQDEMLDS